A DNA window from Arachis duranensis cultivar V14167 chromosome 3, aradu.V14167.gnm2.J7QH, whole genome shotgun sequence contains the following coding sequences:
- the LOC107476894 gene encoding 3-ketoacyl-CoA synthase 12 has translation MDLITLLTLLPALYLCFLIWNLFDQKRDQECYILDYQCYKPSDDRKLGTEFCGRVIKRSQSLGLDEYKFLLKAIVSSGIGEQTYAPRNVFDGRESNPTLTDGIVEMEEFFNDSIEKLLLRTGVNPSEIDVLVVNISMLAVLPSLSSRIINKYKLRHDIKVYNLTGMGCSASLISLDIVKNIFKSQRNKLALLVTSESLSPNWYSGNERSMILANCLFRCGGCAILLTNKRTLKHKSMFKLKCLVRTHHGARDEAYGCCIQKEDEQGRLGFHLGKTLPKAATRAFIDNLRVISPKILPTRELLRFFVVYLIKKITMLGKSNNYNTLKASSGVITTTKSPLNFKTGVDHFCIHTGGKAVIDGIGISLDLAEYDLEPARMTLHRFGNTSASSLWYVLGYMEAKKRLRKGERVFMISFGAGFKCNSCLWEVMRDLKGDQENVWADCIDNYPPKSLSNPFMEKYSWINDVEDESTAEIPDFLK, from the exons ATGGATCTCATCACTTTACTAACCCTCCTTCCAGCATTGTACTTGTGTTTCCTGATCTGGAACTTGTTCGATCAGAAAAGGGACCAAGAGTGCTACATATTAGACTACCAATGTTACAAACCTTCTGATGATAGAAAGCTAGGGACAGAGTTCTGCGGCAGAGTCATCAAAAGATCCCAATCCTTAGGCCTTGATGAGTACAAGTTCCTCCTCAAAGCCATTGTTAGCTCCGGCATTGGTGAGCAAACTTACGCTCCAAGAAACGTCTTCGACGGCCGCGAATCCAACCCTACCCTTACCGACG GTATTGTGGAAATGGAGGAGTTTTTCAACGATAGCATTGAAAAATTGTTGTTGAGGACAGGTGTAAACCCATCGGAGATTGATGTGTTGGTTGTTAATATTTCAATGCTGGCGGTTCTTCCTTCTTTGTCCTCCAGAATCATCAACAAGTACAAGCTAAGGCATGATATCAAGGTCTACAACCTCACCGGTATGGGGTGTAGTGCTAGTCTTATTTCTTTGGACATTGTAAAGAACATTTTCAAGTCGCAGAGGAATAAGCTAGCACTCTTGGTAACTTCAGAGAGCTTGAGTCCAAATTGGTATTCAGGTAACGAGAGATCAATGATTCTAGCTAACTGCTTGTTTCGCTGCGGCGGTTGCGCGATTTTGCTGACGAACAAGAGGACATTGAAGCACAAATCAATGTTCAAATTGAAGTGTTTGGTGAGAACTCATCATGGAGCTAGAGATGAAGCTTATGGTTGTTGCATTCAAAAGGAAGATGAACAAGGTAGACTTGGTTTTCACCTTGGGAAAACCCTCCCAAAAGCAGCAACAAGAGCTTTCATTGACAATTTGAGGGTAATTTCACCCAAGATTCTTCCAACAAGGGAATTACTAAGATTCTTTGTTGTATACCTAATAAAGAAAATCACAATGTTGGGAAAAAGTAACAATTATAACACTCTCAAGGCTAGTTCTGGAGTTATCACAACGACGAAATCGCCGTTGAATTTTAAGACCGGCGTGGATCATTTCTGTATTCACACCGGAGGTAAAGCCGTTATAGACGGAATAGGAATAAGTTTAGATCTGGCTGAGTATGACCTCGAACCGGCACGGATGACTCTGCACCGGTTCGGGAACACCTCAGCCAGTAGCCTTTGGTATGTTCTAGGGTACATGGAGGCAAAGAAGAGGCTGAGAAAAGGTGAGAGGGTGTTCATGATAAGCTTTGGTGCTGGCTTTAAATGCAATAGCTGTTTGTGGGAAGTGATGAGAGATCTCAAAGGTGATCAAGAAAATGTGTGGGCCGATTGCATTGATAACTACCCACCAAAATCATTGTCTAACCCTTTCATGGAGAAGTATAGTTGGATCAATGATGTTGAGGATGAAAGCACCGCTGAGATCCCTGATTTTCTCAAGTAA